One region of Syntrophobacter fumaroxidans MPOB genomic DNA includes:
- a CDS encoding amidohydrolase has protein sequence MNSSEALVDMGSSRADLLLVNGMVLTLDPDGRRFDPGAVAILNGEIAAVGPAERLAADFRATRTLDVGGCVVLPGLINAHTHAAMTLFRGLADDLPLMEWLQQHIFPAEAKLTEDWVYWGTMLACAEMIRSGTTTFCDMYLFEHKVAEAARAAGMRAVVGEVLYDFPSPHYGPIENGLRFTESLIERWKEDPLIRIAVEPHAPYTCSPSLLTRCNDIALRHRVPLIIHLSENEAEVEQVLSRYGRRPVAHLEEIGLLGPHLVADHCVALDERDLELLGERGVHVVHNPESNMKLASGIAPVPKLLERGVNVALGTDGCASNNNLDLFGEMDTCAKLHKAATLDPTAMPAETVLRMATAGGARALGMGGRIGELSVGRLADLIVVDFRKPHLVPVYNPISHLVYAARSSDVRHAVIHGRLVMEDRRLLTMNVDEVMERVRYIARTIKP, from the coding sequence ATGAATTCATCCGAAGCACTCGTCGACATGGGATCCTCGCGAGCCGACCTCCTGCTCGTCAACGGCATGGTGCTCACCCTCGACCCGGACGGACGCCGTTTCGATCCCGGCGCGGTCGCAATCCTGAATGGGGAAATCGCCGCCGTCGGCCCGGCGGAGCGGCTCGCGGCCGACTTCCGGGCGACGCGGACCCTGGACGTCGGAGGCTGCGTGGTGTTGCCCGGACTGATCAACGCACACACACACGCGGCAATGACTCTCTTTCGAGGACTGGCGGACGATCTCCCCCTGATGGAATGGCTCCAGCAGCATATATTCCCCGCCGAAGCCAAGCTCACCGAAGACTGGGTCTACTGGGGGACCATGCTCGCCTGCGCCGAAATGATCCGCTCCGGGACCACAACGTTTTGCGACATGTATCTGTTCGAACACAAGGTGGCTGAAGCAGCCCGGGCCGCCGGCATGCGCGCCGTGGTAGGAGAAGTTCTCTACGATTTTCCCTCTCCGCACTACGGACCGATCGAGAACGGGCTCCGCTTCACCGAATCGCTCATCGAGCGATGGAAAGAGGACCCGCTCATCCGCATTGCCGTAGAGCCTCATGCGCCCTATACCTGTTCGCCGTCGCTTCTTACCCGCTGCAACGACATCGCACTCCGGCATCGCGTTCCGCTCATTATTCACCTGTCCGAGAATGAGGCGGAAGTGGAGCAGGTCCTCAGCCGGTACGGCCGTCGTCCCGTTGCTCACCTTGAGGAGATCGGGCTTCTCGGACCGCACCTCGTGGCCGATCACTGCGTGGCCCTCGACGAACGCGACTTGGAATTGCTCGGCGAACGCGGGGTCCACGTAGTCCACAATCCGGAGAGCAACATGAAACTGGCCTCGGGCATCGCCCCCGTCCCGAAGCTGCTCGAGCGGGGAGTGAACGTGGCTTTGGGGACCGACGGCTGCGCCAGCAACAACAACCTCGATCTCTTCGGGGAGATGGACACCTGCGCCAAGCTGCACAAGGCAGCCACCCTGGATCCCACCGCGATGCCGGCGGAAACGGTGCTCCGCATGGCCACCGCCGGCGGGGCCAGGGCACTGGGAATGGGAGGGCGGATCGGGGAACTCTCGGTCGGACGGCTCGCCGACCTGATCGTGGTGGATTTTCGAAAACCTCACCTGGTCCCGGTCTACAACCCGATCAGCCATCTCGTGTACGCCGCCCGCTCCTCCGACGTGCGGCACGCCGTCATTCACGGCCGCCTGGTGATGGAGGACCGCAGGCTGCTCACCATGAACGTCGACGAGGTCATGGAACGTGTCCGATATATCGCCCGCACGATCAAACCCTGA
- a CDS encoding ATP-dependent 6-phosphofructokinase, giving the protein MNEAELNFEVARLGACRIPSPMGSIQFVEDDEHVLYHTSLKEIKACECAGREPPGFEIAGPRREIFFDPSKLKCGIVTCGGLCPGLNDVIRSIVLSLHHHYGVQTVFGFPYGFEGLTYRYGHRPLELSPETVRDIHMKGGTILGSSRGPQDVLEMVDTLDRMNIGILFTIGGDGTLKGALAISEEIAKRNLKIAVVGIPKTIDNDISYMDRSFGFTTAVSEARTSIYAASTEALGARNGIGLVKLMGRESGFIAAYATLATSEVNFCLVPEVHFTLEGFMETLRERILKRRHAVIVVAEGAGQELMAETSGTDASGNVRFGDIGTFLRDRIKEYFGKAGMELNLKYIDPSYTIRSKSATTQDSVFCLLLGHNAVHAAMSGRTGMVVGFWNEEFTHVPIRLAVSKRKRIDPNGKLWDYVLAATGQPRNMA; this is encoded by the coding sequence ATGAACGAGGCAGAACTCAATTTCGAAGTGGCAAGACTCGGCGCATGCCGTATTCCTTCTCCCATGGGGAGCATACAATTCGTCGAGGATGACGAACACGTGCTTTACCACACCAGCCTGAAGGAAATAAAGGCGTGCGAATGCGCGGGCAGGGAACCTCCCGGCTTTGAAATTGCCGGTCCGAGGCGCGAAATATTTTTCGACCCCTCGAAGTTGAAATGCGGCATCGTGACCTGTGGAGGTCTCTGCCCGGGGCTCAACGACGTCATCCGATCCATCGTCCTCAGCCTGCACCATCATTACGGAGTGCAGACGGTCTTCGGATTCCCGTACGGGTTCGAAGGGCTGACCTACCGGTACGGCCACCGTCCGCTCGAGCTTTCACCGGAGACGGTCCGGGACATTCACATGAAGGGCGGGACGATCCTGGGTTCCTCGCGCGGTCCCCAGGATGTCCTGGAAATGGTGGATACTCTTGACCGGATGAACATTGGAATCCTCTTCACCATCGGGGGAGACGGTACATTGAAGGGCGCTCTGGCCATCTCCGAGGAAATTGCGAAGAGGAATCTCAAGATCGCGGTAGTGGGCATCCCCAAGACCATAGACAACGACATTTCCTACATGGACCGCTCATTCGGTTTCACCACGGCGGTTTCGGAAGCCCGGACGTCCATCTATGCGGCGAGCACGGAGGCACTCGGGGCTCGAAACGGAATCGGGCTGGTGAAGCTGATGGGACGGGAATCCGGCTTCATCGCAGCTTATGCCACCCTGGCCACGAGCGAAGTGAATTTCTGCCTGGTCCCCGAAGTGCATTTCACGCTGGAAGGATTCATGGAAACGCTCCGGGAGAGAATCCTGAAGCGAAGGCACGCGGTCATCGTCGTGGCGGAGGGGGCCGGCCAGGAACTCATGGCCGAAACCTCCGGGACGGACGCATCCGGCAACGTTCGCTTCGGGGACATCGGCACCTTTTTGCGGGACAGGATCAAGGAATATTTCGGAAAAGCCGGGATGGAGCTCAACCTGAAATACATCGACCCGAGCTACACCATTCGGAGCAAGTCGGCAACCACTCAGGATTCCGTGTTTTGCCTGCTGCTCGGCCACAACGCCGTTCATGCGGCCATGAGCGGTCGCACCGGCATGGTGGTGGGTTTCTGGAATGAGGAGTTCACGCACGTCCCCATCCGTCTGGCCGTTTCGAAACGCAAACGCATCGACCCCAACGGAAAGCTCTGGGATTACGTTCTGGCTGCGACGGGCCAGCCACGGAACATGGCCTGA
- the pyk gene encoding pyruvate kinase yields the protein MRLPANKTKIVCTIGPASDSPDVLQRMILAGMNIARLNFSHGDFEGHARVVENIRKAARAAGRRVSIMADLPGPKIRIGQLAQEPIELNSGDAFTLTTEKIVGGIERVFVSFPPLTEVVKPGDRLFLNDGQIELEAERVQGLDVRCRVVVGGELRSRKGLNLPRIDLGISAFTPHDHNCLRFAAEQGLDAVSQSFVETAEDLRAVRRAAAEIDYNPFIIAKIERAGALDRIDEILDVADGLMVARGDLGVEIPIERIAAVQKRLTNKANQRCKPVITATQMLLSMVANRRPTRAEATDVANAILDGTDCVMLSEESAMGKYPVEAVAMLAGIAFSIEPLLPAWPLRDTLKSVSGHCELTPAELIALSVEATLERVTPAAVFVPTHGGNTARSIARFRFPVWVVAVSSKEATCRGLQFSYGVCPVREDDHPDDWKQYTRAWLDAHELEGSLTVVTEGPSSKHPEVNNRMEIIRLREEA from the coding sequence ATGAGGCTTCCGGCCAACAAGACAAAAATCGTGTGCACCATCGGACCGGCATCGGACTCACCGGATGTTTTGCAGCGCATGATCCTGGCGGGGATGAACATCGCCCGGCTGAATTTCTCCCACGGGGATTTCGAGGGTCACGCGAGGGTTGTGGAAAACATCCGCAAGGCCGCTCGTGCGGCGGGACGCAGGGTATCCATCATGGCGGACCTGCCCGGCCCCAAGATAAGAATCGGGCAATTGGCGCAGGAGCCGATCGAGCTGAATTCCGGCGACGCCTTCACTTTGACGACGGAAAAGATCGTCGGCGGGATCGAGCGAGTCTTCGTGAGCTTTCCGCCACTCACCGAGGTGGTAAAGCCCGGGGACCGGTTGTTTCTCAACGACGGCCAGATCGAGCTTGAAGCTGAACGCGTGCAGGGGCTTGACGTAAGGTGCCGGGTTGTGGTGGGCGGCGAGTTGCGCTCGCGCAAGGGCCTCAATCTGCCCCGCATCGATCTTGGCATCAGCGCCTTTACACCTCACGATCACAACTGCCTGAGATTCGCCGCGGAACAAGGCCTCGACGCCGTGAGCCAGTCTTTCGTGGAAACGGCCGAAGACCTTCGCGCGGTCCGAAGAGCGGCCGCCGAAATCGACTACAATCCCTTCATCATCGCCAAGATCGAACGCGCCGGGGCACTGGATCGTATCGATGAGATACTCGACGTTGCGGATGGGCTCATGGTCGCGCGCGGCGATTTGGGCGTCGAAATTCCCATCGAACGGATTGCCGCCGTTCAGAAACGCCTCACCAACAAAGCGAATCAGCGCTGCAAACCGGTGATCACGGCCACTCAGATGCTGCTGTCCATGGTCGCCAATCGGAGGCCGACCCGCGCCGAAGCCACCGACGTGGCCAATGCCATTCTCGACGGCACGGACTGCGTCATGCTTTCCGAGGAATCGGCCATGGGCAAATACCCCGTTGAGGCCGTCGCCATGCTTGCCGGGATTGCTTTTTCCATCGAACCGCTCCTGCCCGCGTGGCCTTTGAGGGATACCCTCAAGAGCGTCAGCGGGCATTGCGAGCTGACTCCCGCCGAGCTCATCGCGCTGAGCGTCGAAGCCACCCTCGAACGCGTCACTCCGGCCGCCGTTTTCGTCCCCACTCATGGCGGGAACACGGCGCGAAGCATCGCCCGGTTTCGTTTTCCGGTGTGGGTTGTGGCCGTCAGCTCCAAGGAGGCCACTTGCAGGGGGCTTCAGTTCTCGTACGGGGTTTGCCCGGTCCGGGAGGACGACCACCCCGACGACTGGAAACAATACACCCGCGCATGGCTGGATGCCCATGAACTGGAAGGGAGCTTGACCGTCGTGACTGAAGGACCGTCCTCCAAACATCCGGAAGTGAACAACCGAATGGAAATTATCCGGCTCAGGGAAGAAGCATAG
- a CDS encoding glycogen/starch/alpha-glucan phosphorylase produces the protein MAQRKSKKTNSNKTDCSRTGMTLIDLNRCFNEHLFYTQGRLPLSATLNDHYMAAAYTVRDRLLHRWVCTVRDFIREGVKVVGYLSAEFLLGPHLGNNMINLDIFDEVREASENVGRNLDAMLDHEEEPGLGNGGLGRLAACYLDSLATLEIPAIGYGIRYEFGIFDQEIRDGWQVEKTDKWLRLGNPWEIPRPEVTYEVKFGGHTAGYCDDGGCYRSRWTPDRVVRGIAYDTPILGYKVNTCNMLRLWKAEAVESFDFASFNVGNYYGAVHEKVYSENISKVLYPNDEQIQGKQLRLEQQYFFVSCSLQDMIRLHLAIGKSLEYFHEEFAIQLNDTHPSVAVAELMRLLVDEHHMDWDTAWHVTRNVFGYTNHTLLPEALERWPLRLFANLLPRHLEIIFEINRRFLDEVRVIYPDDEARIARLSLIDEQGERYVRMANLACVGSRAINGVAKLHTELLKTTVLKDFYELWPEKFSNKTNGVTPRRWMVLSNPGLTRLIRSRIGGGWIKKLDRLKRLESYAGDDAFRREWQAVKTGNKQALAALILERTGISVNPDSMFDIQVKRIHEYKRQHLNVLHVVTLYNRLRRNPGLDMLPRTVIFGGKAAPSYYMAKLIIKLINSVADVVNHDPAVRNRLKVVFFPDFNVKSAQKIYPAADLSEQISTAGKEASGTGNMKFSMNGALTIGTLDGANVEIREEVGADNFFLFGLTAEEVARIKSEGYDPRSIYLSNPDLREAIDLIGSGFFSRGDPDLFKPLVDSLLYQDEYMLLADYQSYVDCQDRVSEAYRDRDRWTRMAILNVARMGKFSSDRAIREYCREIWRVSPNTVEMEDFGDLVR, from the coding sequence ATGGCGCAACGCAAGTCAAAGAAAACGAACTCGAACAAGACCGATTGCAGCCGCACCGGCATGACTCTCATCGATTTGAACCGCTGCTTCAACGAACACCTGTTCTACACCCAGGGCAGGCTTCCCCTTTCGGCAACCCTCAACGACCACTACATGGCGGCTGCCTATACGGTCCGGGATCGGCTCCTGCACCGGTGGGTCTGCACGGTTCGCGACTTTATCAGGGAAGGCGTCAAGGTGGTCGGCTACCTTTCGGCGGAATTCCTGCTTGGGCCCCACCTGGGCAACAACATGATCAACCTCGACATTTTCGATGAAGTGCGCGAAGCCTCGGAAAATGTCGGGCGCAATCTGGACGCGATGCTCGATCACGAGGAGGAACCCGGGTTGGGCAACGGCGGGCTGGGCAGACTGGCCGCCTGCTACCTCGACTCCCTGGCCACTCTCGAAATACCGGCCATCGGCTACGGAATCCGTTACGAATTCGGGATATTCGACCAGGAAATCCGCGACGGCTGGCAGGTCGAAAAGACCGACAAGTGGCTGCGCCTGGGGAATCCGTGGGAAATCCCGCGCCCCGAGGTCACATACGAAGTCAAGTTCGGAGGCCACACGGCGGGCTATTGCGACGACGGGGGCTGCTATCGGTCACGCTGGACTCCAGACCGGGTGGTGCGGGGAATAGCCTATGACACCCCCATCCTCGGCTACAAGGTCAACACCTGCAACATGCTCCGGCTGTGGAAGGCGGAAGCGGTCGAATCCTTCGATTTCGCATCCTTCAACGTGGGGAACTACTACGGTGCCGTTCACGAGAAAGTGTATTCGGAAAACATCAGCAAGGTCCTCTACCCGAACGATGAGCAGATCCAGGGCAAGCAACTGCGGCTGGAACAACAGTACTTCTTTGTGTCCTGTTCGCTGCAGGACATGATCAGACTGCACCTCGCCATTGGAAAAAGCCTGGAATACTTCCACGAAGAATTTGCGATACAACTCAACGATACCCATCCTTCCGTTGCCGTCGCGGAACTGATGCGGCTTCTGGTGGACGAGCACCACATGGATTGGGACACGGCCTGGCACGTCACCCGCAACGTCTTCGGGTACACCAATCACACCCTGCTGCCCGAAGCTCTCGAACGCTGGCCGTTGCGGCTGTTTGCCAACCTGCTGCCCAGGCATCTGGAAATCATCTTCGAGATCAATCGTCGCTTCCTGGATGAGGTACGCGTGATCTACCCCGACGACGAAGCACGAATTGCCAGGCTGTCCCTGATCGACGAGCAGGGGGAACGATACGTGCGCATGGCCAATCTCGCGTGCGTGGGCAGCCGGGCCATCAACGGCGTCGCCAAACTCCACACCGAACTCCTGAAAACCACCGTGCTGAAAGACTTCTACGAACTCTGGCCGGAGAAATTCAGCAACAAGACCAACGGCGTAACGCCCCGCCGCTGGATGGTGTTGAGCAACCCGGGGCTGACGCGCCTGATCAGGAGCAGGATAGGCGGCGGCTGGATCAAAAAGCTGGATCGGCTCAAACGGCTCGAATCGTATGCCGGCGACGACGCCTTCCGGCGGGAATGGCAGGCGGTCAAGACCGGCAACAAGCAGGCCCTGGCCGCTCTCATCCTGGAGCGCACCGGCATCTCGGTCAACCCGGACTCGATGTTCGACATCCAGGTGAAAAGAATTCACGAGTATAAGCGGCAGCACCTCAACGTTCTGCACGTTGTCACCCTCTACAACCGCCTCCGGCGAAATCCCGGCCTGGACATGCTGCCCCGCACCGTTATCTTCGGGGGGAAGGCCGCCCCATCTTATTACATGGCCAAGTTGATCATTAAGCTGATCAATTCCGTCGCCGACGTCGTGAACCACGATCCGGCCGTGCGGAACCGGCTCAAAGTGGTCTTCTTTCCCGATTTCAACGTAAAGAGCGCCCAGAAGATCTATCCCGCGGCCGACCTCTCCGAACAGATCTCCACAGCGGGGAAAGAGGCATCGGGAACCGGGAATATGAAATTCTCCATGAACGGGGCTCTCACGATTGGAACGCTTGACGGAGCCAACGTGGAAATCCGGGAGGAAGTGGGAGCGGACAACTTCTTCCTCTTCGGCCTGACGGCCGAAGAGGTCGCCCGGATCAAATCGGAGGGCTACGACCCCCGTTCGATCTACTTGTCCAATCCCGATCTGCGGGAAGCGATCGATCTGATTGGCTCCGGGTTCTTTTCGCGCGGCGATCCCGACCTTTTCAAGCCGTTGGTGGATTCTCTGCTTTACCAGGATGAGTACATGCTGCTCGCCGACTATCAGTCCTATGTGGACTGCCAGGACAGGGTGAGCGAGGCCTATCGCGATCGGGACCGCTGGACCCGAATGGCGATCCTCAATGTGGCGCGCATGGGAAAGTTCTCCTCCGATCGGGCCATTCGCGAGTATTGCAGGGAGATCTGGAGAGTCAGCCCGAACACGGTGGAAATGGAAGACTTCGGCGACCTCGTGAGATGA
- a CDS encoding amidohydrolase family protein, giving the protein MSDISPARSNPEPGGTPPREVDWLLADADWVLTCDAAMSAIPSGAVAIEGDTLVGVGSSRDIRSRFRGRNEMCLKGCLVAPGLINTHGHAAMSCFRGLGSDLPLERWLTEVIFPAEASHVTPEFVHYGTLLSCIEMLKGGTTTFCDGYFFEEEAARAAQESGIRAVLGQGILDFPTPDQPDPSRFAERAEAFLRSFPPGESRLQPSLFCHSISACGPETLRRVKSICRESGILFQIHLSETASEVEQVIGRYGTRPVHHLDRLGILDDRTLCAHAVWLDREEIDILAARGAGLSHNEESNMKLASGIAPVPELIGAGVRIGLGTDGCASNNDLDLFSEMDMVAKSHKAFRKDPMACSAAAVLRMATRGGSAVLSHQGMTGGIEEGWKADLIVIDLDQPHLTPLYDPISHLVYAAGAGDVRHVWVDGRLVVSNGTILTLDESRIMKEVLRIAGKIAGAS; this is encoded by the coding sequence GTGTCCGATATATCGCCCGCACGATCAAACCCTGAACCCGGCGGGACCCCACCTCGCGAGGTCGATTGGCTGCTTGCGGATGCGGACTGGGTTCTGACCTGCGATGCAGCCATGAGCGCGATCCCTTCGGGCGCGGTCGCCATCGAGGGCGACACCCTTGTCGGGGTCGGGTCATCGCGGGACATCCGGTCACGGTTCAGAGGCCGCAACGAAATGTGTCTCAAGGGCTGCCTCGTCGCCCCCGGTCTCATCAACACCCACGGGCACGCGGCCATGAGCTGCTTCCGGGGGCTCGGCAGCGATCTTCCCCTGGAACGCTGGCTCACCGAGGTCATTTTCCCGGCGGAGGCTTCTCATGTGACGCCGGAATTTGTCCATTACGGGACGCTGCTGTCGTGCATCGAGATGCTCAAAGGCGGAACAACGACATTTTGCGACGGGTATTTCTTCGAGGAAGAAGCCGCGCGGGCGGCACAGGAATCGGGTATCCGCGCCGTTCTCGGCCAGGGCATACTGGACTTTCCCACTCCCGACCAGCCCGATCCGTCGCGGTTCGCGGAACGCGCCGAAGCTTTTCTGCGCTCCTTCCCCCCGGGGGAGAGCCGCCTGCAACCGTCATTGTTCTGCCATTCGATATCCGCCTGCGGGCCGGAAACCCTGCGGCGGGTCAAATCCATCTGCCGGGAAAGCGGCATCCTGTTCCAGATTCACCTCTCCGAAACGGCATCGGAGGTGGAGCAGGTGATCGGCAGGTACGGAACCAGGCCCGTCCATCACCTGGACCGCCTCGGCATCCTGGATGACCGAACCCTTTGCGCCCATGCCGTCTGGCTCGACCGGGAGGAAATCGATATCCTGGCTGCGCGGGGCGCGGGCCTCTCCCACAACGAGGAAAGCAACATGAAGCTCGCTTCGGGAATCGCTCCGGTTCCGGAGCTGATCGGCGCGGGCGTCCGAATCGGCCTGGGCACCGATGGCTGTGCCAGCAACAATGACCTGGATCTCTTTTCCGAAATGGACATGGTTGCAAAGAGCCACAAGGCGTTTCGAAAGGACCCGATGGCCTGTTCGGCCGCGGCCGTTCTCCGAATGGCCACCCGAGGGGGCAGCGCCGTTCTGTCGCACCAGGGGATGACCGGCGGTATCGAGGAGGGCTGGAAAGCGGACCTGATCGTCATCGACCTCGATCAACCCCACCTTACGCCTCTCTATGACCCCATCTCCCACCTGGTCTATGCGGCCGGCGCGGGGGACGTCCGCCATGTTTGGGTCGACGGCCGCCTGGTGGTCTCGAACGGGACAATCCTGACCCTGGACGAGTCTCGGATCATGAAAGAAGTGCTGAGAATCGCCGGGAAGATCGCCGGGGCGTCCTGA
- a CDS encoding purine-nucleoside phosphorylase, which yields MEGYRRNVDEAAAYIRSHIDLTPRIGMVLGTGLGGAAECIESAGTISYHEIPHYPVSTVTGHEGRLVCGRWMGQPVLVMQGRFHLYEGYSPRQIAFPIRVMKALGAEILVVCSAAGGLNPLFDPGDLMVVSDHINLTGHNPLIGPNADEWGPRFPDMTEPYGRRLQALALDTAVEEKIPVRRGVYVGVLGPSLETAAETRLLKAAGADAVGMSMVMEVITAVHAGLETLGIAVITNVNLPDHYQPAILEEIIATARKAGPALTRLLAGTIGRL from the coding sequence ATGGAAGGGTATCGCAGAAACGTCGACGAGGCGGCGGCGTACATCCGGTCTCACATCGATTTGACGCCGCGGATCGGCATGGTTCTCGGCACCGGCCTGGGTGGAGCCGCGGAATGCATCGAATCGGCCGGGACGATCTCCTATCATGAAATACCGCACTACCCGGTCAGCACCGTCACCGGGCACGAGGGACGCCTCGTGTGCGGACGATGGATGGGACAGCCCGTATTGGTCATGCAGGGACGGTTCCACCTTTATGAAGGGTATTCGCCGCGGCAGATAGCCTTCCCCATCCGCGTGATGAAAGCACTCGGGGCTGAGATTCTCGTCGTCTGCAGCGCCGCCGGCGGACTCAATCCCCTCTTCGATCCGGGCGACCTTATGGTCGTTTCCGACCACATCAACCTCACGGGTCACAACCCGTTGATCGGTCCCAACGCGGACGAATGGGGTCCGCGGTTTCCAGACATGACCGAACCCTACGGCAGGAGACTCCAGGCATTGGCCCTGGATACCGCCGTCGAGGAAAAGATCCCGGTGCGGCGTGGAGTATACGTCGGCGTGCTCGGACCGAGCCTGGAAACCGCCGCGGAAACGCGGCTCCTGAAGGCGGCGGGCGCCGATGCGGTGGGAATGTCCATGGTCATGGAAGTCATCACGGCGGTCCACGCCGGGCTTGAAACCCTGGGCATCGCCGTGATCACCAATGTGAACCTCCCCGATCATTACCAACCGGCGATTCTGGAAGAGATCATCGCCACTGCCCGGAAGGCGGGTCCCGCGCTGACCCGTTTGCTGGCAGGAACCATCGGGAGACTGTAG